In Acaryochloris marina S15, a single genomic region encodes these proteins:
- a CDS encoding glycosyltransferase family 1 protein yields MKVIINALHRATRPTGVCRYAFNLAIDLSSLSNIEEVVLLVGKWQECYFYSSFEVNKSKIKIVAIDIKNNALSRNFWFLLSLPKIVKKLRGDLLHLSFPIPVVGHWMKVPTYVTVHDLYPYDIPENFGFPRVYFNRLFLLMSVKTIENIVCVSHTTKKRLIHYFPQECKEKKISVVYNTVKFSSVKEVEPNFLSHLQYSPFFLCNSQHRKNKNIPLILEAFSDLLLSRKINSKTFLLIVGSKGPETEKISKMLWDFRIDKNTIFVDSITDNELAWLYKKCQLFIAASSCEGFCIPLAEALLFSTNVVCSNISIFKEIGDNSFTYFDLDKNASHNLAKAIENSLNYKVFKNTVVQDSVSKNRNLFLSSADKYGDLYSRSLVNTPTFQ; encoded by the coding sequence GTGAAAGTAATCATTAATGCGTTGCACAGAGCAACTAGGCCCACAGGTGTGTGCAGATACGCTTTTAATCTAGCTATTGACTTATCAAGCTTGAGCAATATTGAAGAAGTTGTTCTACTTGTTGGTAAATGGCAAGAATGTTACTTCTATTCCTCATTTGAAGTAAATAAAAGTAAAATTAAAATTGTGGCTATTGATATAAAAAATAATGCCCTTTCCAGAAATTTTTGGTTTTTACTTAGCCTCCCTAAGATAGTAAAGAAATTAAGAGGAGATCTTTTACATCTATCTTTCCCTATTCCAGTCGTAGGACACTGGATGAAAGTACCTACTTATGTTACTGTTCATGACTTATATCCCTATGACATTCCAGAAAACTTTGGTTTTCCAAGAGTCTACTTCAATAGACTTTTTCTATTGATGAGTGTAAAGACTATTGAGAATATAGTTTGTGTTTCACATACAACAAAAAAACGATTAATACATTATTTCCCTCAAGAGTGTAAAGAAAAAAAAATATCAGTTGTTTATAATACAGTTAAGTTTTCGAGTGTCAAAGAGGTAGAGCCAAATTTTCTTTCTCACCTTCAATATTCTCCATTTTTTCTGTGCAATTCTCAACATAGAAAAAACAAAAATATTCCTCTTATACTTGAAGCTTTTTCAGACTTGCTTTTATCTAGAAAAATTAACTCTAAAACATTCTTATTGATTGTTGGCTCTAAAGGACCTGAAACTGAAAAAATCTCCAAAATGTTATGGGATTTTCGAATTGATAAAAATACTATTTTCGTAGATTCTATTACTGACAATGAGCTGGCATGGTTATATAAAAAATGTCAATTATTTATTGCGGCTTCTAGCTGTGAGGGTTTTTGCATTCCTTTGGCAGAAGCGTTGTTATTTTCAACAAATGTAGTATGTTCAAATATATCGATATTCAAGGAAATTGGAGATAATAGCTTTACATACTTTGATCTGGATAAAAATGCATCTCATAATTTAGCAAAAGCGATAGAAAATTCATTGAATTACAAAGTTTTTAAGAACACAGTTGTTCAAGATAGTGTTAGTAAAAACAGAAATCTGTTTCTTAGTTCTGCAGATAAATATGGAGATTTATATAGCAGAAGTTTAGTGAATACTCCTACCTTTCAATAA